In Zingiber officinale cultivar Zhangliang chromosome 11B, Zo_v1.1, whole genome shotgun sequence, a single window of DNA contains:
- the LOC122034495 gene encoding G-type lectin S-receptor-like serine/threonine-protein kinase At2g19130, producing the protein MAASIASCFLISFFLSVALLGHADDRLLRGQSLSGDQTMVSEGGKFELGFFSPGHSGNYYVGIWYKVPKQQVVWVANRDAPVSDRSSSQFKLDGHGNLVLLAGPDRLVWSSNSSSTFPSASAVAVLLDDGNLVLQEDNRTSGELLWQSFDHPTNTYLPRAKLGYNKLTGANRFLTSWKNLEDPSPGKFTFEIDPNGVTQFYLVKERRERYWTTGVWNGEIFSAVPEMRSGYFVNFTNVSNRDVNEFSYYVFDPNAIHNFMLDSSGEMVRRKWDNGTGEWLRFAMLPRDPCDVEGRCGAFGSCNNYSSSFCQCLQGFQPGSSKDWNLGDQTEGCIRNVPLRCGEDDGFVVVSNTLLPVNSTSLSSASSRENCRTACLKNCSCTAYAYASRCLVWHDDLFDLKSLSSSSSVEGYTVNVRVDASELRDRKSGKKWRTIVLITMVGGAVIVILVVLGKNWSRRRRKSETLEVVEGPLVSFDYKFLKRATKDFSEKLGRGSFGAVFKGELPDSGELIAVKRLESVRQGEKQFRMEVTTIGLIYHINLIRLRGFCCHGDHRLLVYDYMVGGSLDSFLFNPDASRVLRWKRRRMIAVGIARGLAYLHENCRECIMHCDIKPENILLDADMTPKIADFGMAKLLGHEFSRVLTTVRGTFGYLAPEWITGSAITPKADVYSFGMVLFEIISGRRNRDRCEMWNHLYFPLFAAIKLHEGAGGGCLADSKLKGEADEDEIARVCRVALWCIQDLESSRPTMGEVVRQLEGVLDVALPPIPTLLKNMNVCDETDEEDMSSSVW; encoded by the coding sequence ATGGCTGCCTCCATTGCTTCATGCTTCCTAATATCCTTCTTCCTCAGCGTAGCTCTGCTTGGGCATGCTGACGACAGGCTCCTCCGAGGCCAATCCCTCTCCGGAGATCAAACCATGGTCTCCGAAGGCGGGAAGTTTGAGTTGGGCTTCTTCTCTCCGGGACACTCCGGGAACTACTACGTCGGAATCTGGTACAAGGTCCCCAAACAGCAAGTGGTTTGGGTGGCCAACAGAGACGCCCCTGTTTCCGATCGCTCATCCTCGCAATTCAAACTCGATGGCCATGGCAACCTTGTCCTCCTCGCTGGCCCAGACCGCCTGGTTTGGTCATCCAATTCGTCGAGCACCTTTCCTTCAGCCTCCGCGGTCGCCGTCCTCCTCGACGATGGCAACCTCGTTCTGCAGGAAGATAATCGCACTTCCGGTGAATTATTGTGGCAGAGCTTCGATCACCCCACCAACACTTATCTCCCCCGAGCTAAGCTTGGGTACAACAAGTTAACCGGCGCCAACCGGTTCCTTACGTCGTGGAAGAACCTGGAGGACCCTTCGCCGGGGAAGTTCACCTTCGAGATCGACCCGAACGGTGTCACGCAGTTCTACCTGGTGAAGGAGAGGCGGGAGAGGTACTGGACCACCGGCGTTTGGAACGGAGAGATCTTTAGTGCCGTGCCGGAGATGAGATCGGGCTACTTCGTCAACTTCACCAACGTGTCGAACAGGGACGTCAACGAGTTCTCCTACTACGTCTTCGACCCCAACGCCATCCACAACTTCATGCTGGATTCCTCCGGCGAGATGGTTCGCCGAAAATGGGACAACGGAACCGGCGAGTGGCTGCGGTTCGCAATGCTGCCGAGGGATCCTTGCGACGTGGAGGGGAGGTGCGGGGCTTTCGGCAGCTGCAACAATTACAGCTCTTCCTTCTGCCAGTGCTTGCAGGGGTTCCAGCCGGGGTCTTCCAAGGACTGGAATTTGGGAGATCAAACTGAGGGATGCATCAGAAACGTTCCTCTTCGGTGCGGAGAAGATGATGGATTCGTCGTCGTATCGAACACGCTGTTGCCGGTGAATTCCACGAGCTTGTCGTCTGCCAGCAGCAGAGAAAATTGTCGAACTGCTTGCTTGAAGAATTGCTCCTGTACTGCTTACGCTTATGCTTCACGGTGTTTGGTGTGGCACGACGATCTCTTCGATCTCAAATCGTTGTCTTCCAGCTCAAGCGTCGAAGGCTATACCGTTAACGTTCGAGTCGATGCTTCAGAATTGCGTGATCGTAAGAGTGGCAAAAAGTGGAGGACGATCGTTCTCATCACGATGGTGGGCGGTGCTGTCATCGTCATTCTTGTCGTTTTGGGGAAGAACTGGAGTCGCCGGAGAAGGAAGAGTGAAACTTTGGAAGTAGTGGAAGGCCCTCTGGTTTCGTTTGATTACAAGTTTCTGAAACGAGCCACCAAGGACTTCTCGGAGAAGCTCGGGCGGGGAAGCTTCGGAGCGGTGTTTAAAGGCGAGCTGCCTGACTCCGGTGAACTGATCGCCGTCAAGCGGCTGGAGAGCGTTCGGCAAGGCGAGAAGCAGTTCCGGATGGAGGTCACCACCATCGGGCTGATCTACCACATCAACCTCATCCGCCTCCGTGGCTTCTGCTGCCACGGCGATCACAGGCTGCTCGTCTACGACTACATGGTGGGAGGTTCGCTGGATTCGTTTCTGTTCAATCCCGACGCTTCCCGAGTCCTGCGCTGGAAGAGGCGGCGCATGATCGCGGTGGGGATCGCCCGCGGCCTGGCTTATCTCCACGAGAACTGCAGGGAATGCATCATGCACTGCGATATCAAGCCGGAGAACATCCTTCTCGACGCCGACATGACCCCCAAGATCGCGGACTTCGGCATGGCCAAGCTCCTCGGCCACGAGTTCAGCCGGGTGCTCACCACCGTGAGAGGGACCTTCGGCTACCTCGCCCCCGAGTGGATCACCGGCTCCGCCATCACGCCCAAAGCCGACGTTTACAGCTTCGGAATGGTGCTCTTCGAGATCATTTCCGGCCGGCGAAACAGGGACCGGTGCGAAATGTGGAACCATCTCTACTTCCCTCTCTTCGCTGCGATCAAGTTGCACGAAGGAGCCGGCGGCGGTTGCTTGGCGGACTCTAAGTTGAAGGGAGAAGCGGACGAAGATGAGATCGCGAGAGTTTGTAGGGTCGCCTTATGGTGCATACAGGATCTGGAGAGCAGCAGGCCGACCATGGGAGAAGTTGTGAGGCAGCTCGAAGGAGTCTTGGACGTTGCTTTGCCACCAATTCCAACTCTGCTCAAAAACATGAATGTGTGCGATGAAACAGACGAAGAGGACATGTCCTCCAGCGTCTGGTGA